A window of the Phragmites australis chromosome 20, lpPhrAust1.1, whole genome shotgun sequence genome harbors these coding sequences:
- the LOC133902032 gene encoding uncharacterized protein LOC133902032 isoform X1, producing MEMEAETLKRDRPREAVVPRMKKEITPSEQQWMALAAAEALAAREKAMAEEKDKPPTDFLAVQAAEFRKSWTRLWSDHFGDFEDTTKIPPMRFTDNPAPPYTAFRYQTLQIFSVKVAGVRGGLQWPLHVFGTVALRDAVDRNRNIIFNRKRDNCQTLTQEDPNLALTGPTRAVVMLHPVTFEVELTVKGNTESEDKDLSYLAVPLMHRSPFDSCLLISDYTSKLSTLEFTHAHLFYSVEATISVRVIGGSWHGYRSQFFACTVSINQEVLLLDSGNEEVPVAGDGDIELSRKVASVEFKGNLKVFVKAWHGDNFFVKKEMVFTPKEAGRSHGILNVGFCKMKVTVAWSLISCDHNPTKSLV from the exons ATGGAGATGGAGGCGGAGACGCTGAAGAGAGACCGCCCAAGGGAAGCGGTCGTCCCGAGGATGAAGAAGGAGATTACTCCGTCGGAACAGCAGTGGATGGCGCTCGCGGCGGCGGAAGCGCTCGCGGCGCGGGAGAAGGCGATGGCCGAGGAGAAGGATAAGCCGCCGACGGACTTTCTCGCCGTGCAGGCTGCCGAGTTCCGCAAGTCCTGGACCAGGCTCTGGTCCGACCACTTCGGCGACTTCGAGGACACCA CCAAGATCCCTCCCATGCGTTTTACAGATAATCCTGCGCCGCCCTACACTGCCTTCCGCTACCAGACTCTACAGATCTTTTCGGTCAAAGTCGCAGGAGTAAGAGGGGGTTTACAATGGCCGCTCCATGTGTTTGGTACGGTTGCCCTACGCGACGCAGTTGATCGCAATCGCAATATTATCTTCAACCGTAAAAGGGATAACTGCCAGACCCTCACCCAAGAG GACCCAAATTTAGCACTGACAGGTCCTACCCGTGCTGTTGTGATGTTGCATCCTGTGACCTTCGAGGTTGAGCTGACAGTGAAGGGCAATACTGAATCTGAGGATAAAGACTTAAGCTATCTAGCCGTGCCATTAATGCATCGATCTCCATTTGATTCTTGCCTGCTTATCAGTGATTACACTAGCAAGCTTAGCACATTGGAGTTTACACATGCTCATCTTTTTTACTCTGTGGAGGCCACAATAAGTGTGCGAGTCATTGGTGGGTCATGGCATGGTTACCGCAGTCAGTTTTTTGCCTGTACCGTCAGTATCAATCAGGAAGTCTTGTTACTTGATTCTGGAAACGAGGAAGTGCCTGTTGCTGGTGATGGCGATATTGAGCTTTCAAGGAAGGTTGCTTCTGTTGAATTTAAGGGAAATTTGAAGGTTTTTGTCAAGGCATGGCATGGTGATAActtttttgtgaagaaagagatgGTTTTCACACCTAAGGAAGCTGGTAGAAGCCATGGTATTCTTAATGTTGGCTTCTGTAAAATGAAAGTCACTGTCGCTTGGTCgcttatttcatgtgatcataatcctactaaaagTTTAGTTTAG
- the LOC133902546 gene encoding tuliposide A-converting enzyme b1, amyloplastic-like — METHADEVQIACDAFRIYRSGKMDRLHRPARTPAGLDPATGVTSKDVVLDTSTGLSARLFLPDLGARHSNSSKKLPVLIFFHGGAFLIESAVSPLYHGYVASLAAAAGVLAVSVEYRLAPEHPVPAAYDDAWAALLWAAAAQDEWLAEYGDVARLFLAGDSAGGNMVHNVLIRLASSDPAPRIEGAILLHPWFGGNTLVEGEEAAKAKEMTMIWEFACPDAAGGADDPRMNPMARGAPGLENLRCERMLVCSGEKDWAAARDRAYYAAVGASAWRGSAAWLESEGVGHVFFLEKSECAKARELMDRVVEFVAGS, encoded by the coding sequence ATGGAGACCCACGCTGACGAGGTACAAATCGCCTGCGATGCCTTCCGCATCTACCGGAGCGGCAAGATGGACCGCCTCCACCGCCCAGCGCGCACGCCCGCCGGCCTCGACCCGGCCACCGGCGTCACTTCCAAGGACGTCGTCCTCGACACCAGCACCGGCCTCTCCGCGCGTCTCTTCCTCCCTGACCTCGGCGCGCGCCATTCCAACTCCTCCAAGAAGCTCCCCGTCCTCATCTTCTTCCACGGCGGCGCCTTCCTGATCGAGTCCGCCGTCTCCCCGCTGTACCACGGCTACGTCGCgtccctcgccgccgcggccggcgtCCTCGCCGTCTCCGTCGAGTACCGCCTCgcgcccgagcacccggtcccCGCCGCCTACGACGACGCCTGGGCCGCGCTCCTGTGGGCCGCGGCGGCGCAGGACGAGTGGCTCGCCGAGTACGGGGACGTCgcccgcctcttcctcgccggcgACAGCGCCGGCGGCAATATGGTGCACAACGTCCTCATCAGGCTGGCGTCCTCCGATCCGGCGCCAAGAATCGAAGGCGCGATACTCCTGCACCCTTGGTTCGGAGGGAACACTCTCGTCGAGGGCGAGGAGGCGGCAAAGGCCAAGGAGATGACCATGATCTGGGAGTTCGCGTGCCCGGACGCGGCGGGCGGTGCGGACGACCCGAGGATGAACCCGATGGCGCGGGGCGCGCCGGGGCTGGAGAACCTCCGGTGTGAGCGGATGCTCGTGTGCTCCGGCGAGAAGGactgggcggcggcgagggaccGCGCCTACTACGCAGCGGTGGGCGCGAGCGCATGGCGCGGCAGCGCGGCGTGGCTCGAGTCAGAGGGGGTGGGGCACGTGTTCTTCCTGGAGAAGTCGGAGTGCGCAAAGGCCAGGGAGCTCATGGACCGCGTCGTAGAGTTCGTCGCCGGCTCCTGA
- the LOC133901143 gene encoding probable carboxylesterase 2: MAARILLPLLFFLLGSHRGAGEPAAAARRQLQMRRAGDPNSQVKFDFSPFLIEYKSGRVKRLMGTEVVAASADALTGVTSRDVTIDPATGVSARLYLPSFRTSSRVPVLVYFHGGAFVVESAFEPIYHSYLNTLAARAGVVAVSVNYRLAPEHPLPAAYDDSWAALKWVLANAAGSDPWLSQYGDLSRLFLAGDSAGGNIAHNLALSAGEEGLDGGAKIKGVALLDPYFQGRSPVGADAMDPAYLQSAARTWSFICAGRYPINHPYADPLVLPASSWQRFGASRVLVTVSELDRLSPWQRAYYAALRGSGWPGQAELYETPGEGHVYFLTKLGTPQALAEMAKLVAFINRD, translated from the coding sequence ATGGCCGCGCGGATCTTGCTCCCgctgctcttcttcctcctcggctCGCATCGCGGCGCCGGGGAGCCGGCGGCTGCTGCGAGGCGGCAGCTGCAGATGCGGCGCGCCGGGGACCCCAACTCGCAGGTCAAGTTCGACTTCTCGCCGTTCTTGATCGAGTACAAGAGCGGCCGCGTGAAGCGGCTCATGGGCACCGAAGTGGTGGCCGCGTCGGCCGATGCGCTCACGGGCGTCACCTCCAGGGACGTCACCATCGACCCGGCCACCGGCGTCTCCGCGCGGCTCTACCTCCCGAGCTTCCGCACTAGCTCCAGGGTCCCCGTGCTCGTCTACTTCCACGGCGGCGCGTTCGTGGTCGAGTCGGCGTTCGAGCCCATCTACCACTCCTACCTCAACACGCTGGCCGCCAGGGCTGGCGTTGTGGCCGTGTCGGTGAACTACCGCCTCGCGCCGGAGCACCCGCTCCCGGCGGCCTACGACGACTCGTGGGCGGCGCTCAAGTGGGTGCTCGCGAACGCGGCGGGGTCGGACCCGTGGCTCTCCCAGTACGGGGACCTCtcccgcctcttcctcgccggcgACAGCGCGGGCGGCAACATCGCGCACAACCTGGCATTGAGCGCCGGGGAGGAAGGCCTGGACGGCGGCGCGAAAATCAAGGGCGTGGCGCTGCTGGACCCGTACTTCCAGGGCCGCAGCCCCGTGGGCGCCGACGCCATGGACCCGGCCTACCTCCAGTCGGCGGCGCGCACCTGGAGCTTCATCTGCGCGGGGAGGTACCCGATCAACCACCCGTACGCGGACCCGCTCGTCCTGCCGGCCTCCTCGTGGCAGCGGTTCGGCGCCTCCCGCGTGCTGGTCACCGTGTCGGAGCTTGACCGCCTGAGCCCGTGGCAGCGCGCGTACTACGCCGCGCTCCGGGGCAGCGGCTGGCCCGGGCAGGCCGAGCTGTACGAGACCCCCGGCGAGGGCCACGTCTACTTCCTCACCAAGCTCGGCACGCCGCAGGCGCTCGCCGAGATGGCCAAGCTCGTCGCCTTCATTAACCGCGACTAG
- the LOC133902032 gene encoding uncharacterized protein LOC133902032 isoform X2 has protein sequence MEMEAETLKRDRPREAVVPRMKKEITPSEQQWMALAAAEALAAREKAMAEEKDKPPTDFLAVQAAEFRKSWTRLWSDHFGDFEDTNNPAPPYTAFRYQTLQIFSVKVAGVRGGLQWPLHVFGTVALRDAVDRNRNIIFNRKRDNCQTLTQEDPNLALTGPTRAVVMLHPVTFEVELTVKGNTESEDKDLSYLAVPLMHRSPFDSCLLISDYTSKLSTLEFTHAHLFYSVEATISVRVIGGSWHGYRSQFFACTVSINQEVLLLDSGNEEVPVAGDGDIELSRKVASVEFKGNLKVFVKAWHGDNFFVKKEMVFTPKEAGRSHGILNVGFCKMKVTVAWSLISCDHNPTKSLV, from the exons ATGGAGATGGAGGCGGAGACGCTGAAGAGAGACCGCCCAAGGGAAGCGGTCGTCCCGAGGATGAAGAAGGAGATTACTCCGTCGGAACAGCAGTGGATGGCGCTCGCGGCGGCGGAAGCGCTCGCGGCGCGGGAGAAGGCGATGGCCGAGGAGAAGGATAAGCCGCCGACGGACTTTCTCGCCGTGCAGGCTGCCGAGTTCCGCAAGTCCTGGACCAGGCTCTGGTCCGACCACTTCGGCGACTTCGAGGACACCA ATAATCCTGCGCCGCCCTACACTGCCTTCCGCTACCAGACTCTACAGATCTTTTCGGTCAAAGTCGCAGGAGTAAGAGGGGGTTTACAATGGCCGCTCCATGTGTTTGGTACGGTTGCCCTACGCGACGCAGTTGATCGCAATCGCAATATTATCTTCAACCGTAAAAGGGATAACTGCCAGACCCTCACCCAAGAG GACCCAAATTTAGCACTGACAGGTCCTACCCGTGCTGTTGTGATGTTGCATCCTGTGACCTTCGAGGTTGAGCTGACAGTGAAGGGCAATACTGAATCTGAGGATAAAGACTTAAGCTATCTAGCCGTGCCATTAATGCATCGATCTCCATTTGATTCTTGCCTGCTTATCAGTGATTACACTAGCAAGCTTAGCACATTGGAGTTTACACATGCTCATCTTTTTTACTCTGTGGAGGCCACAATAAGTGTGCGAGTCATTGGTGGGTCATGGCATGGTTACCGCAGTCAGTTTTTTGCCTGTACCGTCAGTATCAATCAGGAAGTCTTGTTACTTGATTCTGGAAACGAGGAAGTGCCTGTTGCTGGTGATGGCGATATTGAGCTTTCAAGGAAGGTTGCTTCTGTTGAATTTAAGGGAAATTTGAAGGTTTTTGTCAAGGCATGGCATGGTGATAActtttttgtgaagaaagagatgGTTTTCACACCTAAGGAAGCTGGTAGAAGCCATGGTATTCTTAATGTTGGCTTCTGTAAAATGAAAGTCACTGTCGCTTGGTCgcttatttcatgtgatcataatcctactaaaagTTTAGTTTAG